One window of Mobula birostris isolate sMobBir1 chromosome 16, sMobBir1.hap1, whole genome shotgun sequence genomic DNA carries:
- the LOC140210806 gene encoding zinc finger BED domain-containing protein 5-like: MEEMLFAMRIETDTKGPSIFEEVKSYLSENNIPMENIIACATDGATSVVDRYRGFIAHLKRIIPSIFTIHCVIHREHLVAKNLGGHLNLSFSVVIKAVNFIKSHALQDRLFRQLCEENDEDFQTLLLHTEVRWLSKGNCLQRFVTLWDTKVSFMSDKEHGERLVDAKADIFYLADIFQKLNLLNKTLQGKNSNLVDCKEAIVSFLKNLEVYCHNMGRQEFLQFPNLKMIAEALKDDDLTVYVKRLKQIHKDMQERFNDLLNLGIPDWILNPFEVQLTQVEAEIQESLIDLQSDITARHQFSQFQKDFWIKSDLPNKFTTLWEKAQSFFIAFPSTYLVDSGFCKVVFWTKSRNRIDIATRGDLRLSLSNLEPDIMKLAEKHQPQGSH; encoded by the coding sequence atggaggagatgttgtttgcCATGAGGATTGAAACGGATACTAAGGGACCGTCTATTTTTGAAGAAGTCAAAAGTTACTTAAGCGAGAACAATATTCCAATGGAGAATATAATTGCTTGTGCAACTGATGGTGCCACTTCTGTGGTTGATCGATACAGAGGATTCATCGCTCATCTAAAAAGAATTATACCTTCTATCTTTACTATTCATTGTGTCATTCACAGGGAGCACCTAGTAGCTAAAAACTTAGGAGGACATCTCAATCTTTCATTTTCAGTTGTCATAAAGGCTGTAAACTTCATCAAATCCCATGCCCTTCAGGATCGTCTTTTCCGGCAGCTGTGTGAAGAAAATGATGAAGACTTCCAGACGCTGCTGCTGCATACTgaggtgaggtggctttccaaggGAAACTGTCTTCAACGTTTTGTTACACTCTGGGACACCAAAGTTTCCTTCATGTCTGATAAAGAGCATGGAGAAAGACTCGTTGATGCTAAGGCGGACATATTTTATCTGGCAGATATCTTTCAGAAACTTAATTTGTTAAACAAGACCTTACAGGGCAAAAACAGTAACCTTGTAGATTGTAAGGAAGCCATTGTTTCTTTCCTTAAGAATCTCGAAGTCTATTGCCACAATATGGGACGTCAGGAATTTTTACAATTTCCAAACCTGAAGATGATCGCAGAGGCACTGAAAGACGATGACCTTACTGTTTATGTGAAACGTCTCAAGCAGATACACAAGGATATGCAAGAAAGATTTAATGACCTGTTAAACCTCGGTATCCCGGATTGGATTCTGAATCCATTTGAAGTACAACTCACCCAAGTTGAGgcagaaattcaagagagtttgatTGATCTTCAGAGTGATATAACTGCACGTCATCAGTTCAGTCAGTTTCAAAAAGATTTTTGGATCAAGAGTGATCTGCCGAATAAATTTACAACACTGTGGGAAAAAGCCCAAAGTTTTTTTATTGCCTTTCCCTCAACATATTTGGTTGACAGCGGATTCTGCAAGGTAGTTTTTTGGACAAAATCCAGGAACAGAATTGATATCGCAACAAGAGGTGACCTCCGACTGTCATTGTCTAATTTGGAGCCCGATAtcatgaaacttgcagaaaagcaCCAACCTCAAGGATCGCATTAG